The Gossypium hirsutum isolate 1008001.06 chromosome D03, Gossypium_hirsutum_v2.1, whole genome shotgun sequence genomic interval cctaatttaattaatgtaaaaaccctaacataactCAGTGAATTTGATAATCTTACTAACCATTTAAGAAATTGTAGTTTTACATAATGTTGGATTtcgtaaaatgttttgactggtactaacatttaagaaattgtagtaatttgataattttactaacaattaatacaattatcaattaataattgaataaaaggtaattttttctataattacattcaactattgcgattagggcatgatcgacttgtatggcctgggttcctacaccatccgcacaacttctgttgactggctgtttctcggatatccatattgttccgtATTCTAGTGGAGAAAGGTCAACCCTTCGgcttgcgacgcaattctctatccggtaacagcttaaaaggagcaacagatacgggcggccacttacgttcatctgggaccggtgggaaaacgtgtctccatacgttgtacatgttttctaatttgtacacttcgtccacataactcgGCGGATCTAGACGGagtttctgacaagctgcaataacatgagcgcatggataacgaagtgcatcgaacttcccacagtcacaagtcctgtttcgcaagtgtacatgatattgcccgccaacaacaccttggtgcggtatgtcaaactccgtcacgcgaaaccataaattgtctcgatcaTGACACACAGTGTGCATGATGTTTGCCctcgccttcgccttgttaatttcttgaactactttactgcaccatacatgcccaccctgcatctggcctgcataagttGCTGCTCgttttggaaatagcgccgccaaacggaaatatgtctctcgcacaatcgctgttatcggtagatggcgcgttcctttaagaacagaatttatgcattctgccaggttctacgtcatatggccatatcgtaggccttcgtcgtatgcttgtgcccactgttcgaaacgtatgttgcAAAGGTAGTCTGCCCCTTCTCCGTTTTGGGATCGCAAGATtaccaacatctcgtgaaaatgATCTTTATTCATTTCATACCCTACCAGTATAAGAACATAGTGAATattttataccacttctaccaataaaactaattcaatttgACAAACGAAATACTACAGTTATACAGTAAATActcatgttggtcacttgtcgtcgttccgtcttagatggatattgcctgtagtagttcgaagcaacgtgtctcaggcaatatctatggtgtgtacgctgccacaagcttccctctcgatcaaatgcagctagtataccggcgccccgatctgaaatcacacagatatcaggttgggggcacacatgcctccttaacctagagagaaagaaatcacAGTCATCAGATGACTCCCCAAGTGTTATTGcatatgcaattggaagaattctcccaccgtcgtcctgtgccactgcagccaatagccgatgagtgtacctaccgaacatgaaggtaccgtcaatttgtaccaacggcttgcagtagggaaatgcgtctcggcattgcttaaaggtccaaaataggcgtttgaacacttggcatccacgtagcaatcggcagttgtagtacgcatgttccgtttcaaggtctgtgatgacACCTGGGATGTATCTCTGTACCACCTGACACCATtgtcatatttcattatatgaggcgtcccacccactatgcatcttctccaatgccttttgcttagctatccaagccttgcggtaagagggcgtgtaccccatttggctacggatattggcaattatcaccggcactgaagttcgaggatctgcttttatcgtgggcagtatcaagctagccaacatagctgaatccattttcGGATGATCTTATGAAACACCTACAGAGggagggagtacattaaataatgcaacattggaaaataaaaatattattcagacacattcaatactgtacctgcagcatatgtatgtggacctttgtactttttgatctcccacaaccctgtcctcttccttaacgaggcgatgattttccatgaacatgtgccgtcttgcaccgcactcttcgcctcaaacttatcagattttgatttaacgacgtggtaattaacgccgtttttgatgctatgctgtttcaaagcaccaataaaactatccttattggtaaactgattaccaacttcaagttcaccgagatctacccccgaacttgtacgatcgcacacccggtgtggtagatctggaaactcaaACCCATCATCATttgacagatcgacattatgcatgtgggctggaggtgagtatgctctgaatcgtgaaTTTTCTTCATCATCTGCACTCCTATCACCATCTTCaccttctgttggaataggctccggttcaaaaAATAATCCCACCTCTGCACCATCCGACCTGGGCTCTCGAGGTAGATCCATATCGGAGTCaccttctaacccacaatcatctgaaGCGTACGACGTCCCCTTACCGGTTGATGTTgtaggtagtacgtcatcccttcttctgggcatttgataacgtccccaattggatgtagattgccatccaGTAGAACTTGATGCAGTTCCCCAGCTCGTATTTCTAGCGTCAAACGTCGAGCCACCGAcatacatgtcccatccaccgacagagtgtcttgagagggatgtgcattcgacaccgctaccgaacatggCCTGTTCTGTATTTTGTAACACGCTAACCGAGTGTCgaccaggggtcgtgtatacatctcgaacaccggacggaagtacatcagttggcgacgtaaattgtacatataactcaatataagttactccgctagcaagatgagtctgcaccattgcctctaagctacgagcaccttttatgtcgaacgagtcatatgtcaccggatcaacagaagaacaaaatcgatacgtcattgacagaactttcattggcgtcgttccgaagattttacgcctaattcttttacggagttctgtcaaatctatgttttggctaaatgacagtcgcaccgtattctccgacaaaaaaataacaccattctcggtgtggcaaacctcaccatcgtagtaaataacagcactaatacgttcactcattttgaaactctaagtttcttagcctctctaaaatgtttctgctgtgagttatgcattctaagaacattttctgcctaatttatagcctcagcccaaatttgctactgtagcgaaatcgcgtccacgagggcgcgatttcacaatttcttctcatatAGCATCCTGGTatcagcgattttatactatttgctcagaaaatgtcaaaaaaaaaatttcttacatTACCAttgtagcgaaatcgcgtccacgaggccacgatttcacaatttcttctcaaatagcatcttgGTAGAAGCGATTTCTCACTATTTGACCAGATACGTCAactcgaaaaaaaaaattctgagacccctaacccctaaaaagcctgcaccctaaaccctaaaagccagaAAACCCAAACGTAAAATCAGCGTCAAAATCGCGTCCCCGGTACCGCACTACGTGGCatgacatcgcgtccacgtcagcgcgacctgctgacgtggaaggaaatcgcttcCTCAAGGACGcaatttccttccacgtcagcaggtcgcgctaACGTGGACGTGATGTCCtgtcacgtaccctgacatcgcgctgacgtggacgctatttcgcggaaaatggcctattccggtaaataattaaaaaaccggcccatttcggtaatttttaaaaaaataggtttttttggtaaattagccaataatataaacaataataaataatagtaataataataaaaataataaaattactaaaaaaagggactaaattgaaataaaaacaaaaaaactgggcgaatttcaaataaaaagtcGAAAAGGACTGAACTGCGACACGCGCAGAAAGAGGGGAGACCAAAATGGTAAATAGACAAAGTCCCAAAACGCAGCGCTTCagtggaccaaattgaaacaaaaacaaaacattgtggctaaattaaaataaaagaaaataacgtAAAAGGGCCAAATTGCAACGCGTTACAAAGTCGGAAGGCCTGCGCGCGCAAATATCCCATTTGTAGAAagcacgcggatcctccccctgGGGTCGGGTCACTGCGCGGGTcagggccaaaacgacgtcgttttggcacctGACCCTAATAGCTAAATGGCGTCATTTTATTCTCTTtataaaaccattttttttttaattttcatttttctcttcttctccaaAAAAACCAGAAAATTTTCCTCTCAagtctctctctctccctctccctcAGCCCAGAATCTGGCGAGGAGAGCCGCCGTCGACGCCGcaccggccaccgtacacggtggccagAAAATTCAAAGgtaaatttgttgttttttttttgcttctatatgttatatatatatgaataaataaaaaaaataaaaaaaggttaaaacatctaagaaaacgaaaataaaaaaaccaaaaatcaccttgaaacttaatttttttctttatattgaTATTTGTTTTTTGTTACAAAAAACAGAAGAAGAGAGCCCTCAAAATCTCGTAGAGAAAAAAATAGAGCCCCTCCAAATTACATTTTcattggcttttatagccgattttgcTTCTGTTTGTTGTTGTTGCTACTTTTTCTTGCTTGTTTCTCTCTTTGCAGGTAACTGATGGCGCAAGTGGGACGATGGGACAGTGGCGGTGGGCTGTGCGAGGTGATGGCGGCGATGGCAGAAGGCCAAGAGTCAGCATGTGCGGCGCTAGGGTTTCAGAAagtctgaaaccctagtttggcTGTTAGCTTGCTGGGCTAGGACATTGGGCCTCGAGTTTGGGCCTGTTTTGTTATTGGGTCAGGTGGGTAAGATTTAGTTTGGGTTAGGGGTTAATTGGGTTGTTTGTAATTGGGCCCCAGGTCAAAAATTGGGCCCTACACTTACCTTTTCTacactttttcatttaaaattctttcatttatttctatcATAAACTATCAAATGtgattaaaaaaatcattgaaaacactaatttttaattaaaaaaatgttgaatgatttatttttttaaatggattATGAAACAAAGTCTCGGGAATGAATTATGAAATAAGGCCCAATTAAACATATAAGTACACGGTAAATCTTGAGCTTGATACTTAAGATCTAGAGCTTCCATTTTTATCAATTAtgtcaaaacctcattttcattaaaaatcgaATTCTGTATCaataaattaaagtatttaaattattattattattttgtactTGGACTAGCACAATTGTGACGTGGAGAAAAAACAAAGGTTAGGTAGAGAATGTGAACAAAAAGACAAAAACTGATGACGCAAATTTTATATCATTCCTGCAAGTTTTTGGAAATTTAGGGGTAAATTCATACGAGTGGAAGGGGGAAAAAATATTGTAGCACCGTAAATTTTAGACCAAAAAACATCTCTTTTTGTTGCCATATTTTGAATTCTAAGATTATCGCAATTCatatctaaataattttttttatgaacgAAGGACTTTTTgggttattttaaaaaatttaaccatttattaaaatatgtttttattaaagatatttttttagaataattttttagGGTTAATTCAATACTTATGAGTGTCAAATTTAATGAACTCTCAAATCAACACAAAATTTATATACCTTTTCAGAGGAGGAAAGTACGGCAAAATATAGGTTTCAAGATTTCGACACTCATGGGTCTCAGACTTCATTATATTAAATGAGCTAGTTGGGcgaataagaaaataaatcccCTAGCCGAAGTAAAAACCTTACTTGTGTgggatgagaaaaattttaacgAGTTGATGAAGAGGTATGTTAATAAGTATTAATGTATCTAATGTATATATTTGTAGTTTTTGTAGATACCGTACCTAAACCATACGGTGTTTCCTGTTATGCCCAAGACAATGTATGAGCAATATGTGTTATTTAGGGTGCAAGTACCGATTATTTGTTTCCACATTGTGGAGTGACATCACCTTAATTGAGTGAAACAACAATTTGAGTTTAGGTGGCTAGATAAGTGTTGAATGATAGAGAATGCACTGTGGATTGCGCTTGGGACCAACGAGCTTAGCGAATATATGGGGCAATAGTTTAGGATGGTAATTCCCTACCCTTTGAGGCATAAATGGGTTAAGCGAGTTTCTATGTGGAAGAGGAGTATTCGTTAGTTAAGGAATGATGCATTCCATCCAACTATTAATGAGCACATCGAGGATGTGCTCGAGTAGCCCAACCTGTCGAGCCGGACCTAGAGCCACCTATGTAGTAGTTCAACCCTCTTGCCTTTTCGATGTACTAGCTTAGGTGGGCCTTTATATCATGCTAGTGAGGTATTCGATCATGGCAACACCTCTCTTTCTTCATTTATGACACAGGCGATGTAAATAACAGTCACAAATCTAGAGTTTACGTAGCTCTTTGGTCAAATGAGCTCGATCATATCTTATTTACTTCATCCATCACATCAATTTCTCCGATGGGCCAGTTAAGCTTATAATTTGGTATTTTTAGCTTGAAACCATCAACTTGTGGAACTCATTCACCAGACTTTGTGATGTGTTAATTAGTAACCGCAAACACAGAAAAAAAAactatctatttactaattgagTTGTAAAATTGTTGAGTTATgatttttgtaaattatttacAAAGCTTCTGTATAAATTCGACATAACAGATTCCACTGTTTCATTTACATATTCCACTTTCATTCACTTTACATTTATATATCTTATTTAAGAAAATTCCAAAGCATAATGCTTCAATGGTTGATTCATCGTCCTTTTCTATCCTATAGACGAAGGTAAACCATATTATTAATGGGAAATCTAACTCGAAATATGAAGGGTCATATTTATAGAATTCTAAAACCAAAATTCGACATCCTTGGGCCAAGGTCACTCTACAATTGTcagaaatacaaaagaaaagtTCTTGAAACCCTAACCTTAGTTTATAACACTAAATATAATACCAGAAAACCACCCACTCCTTTCGACAGGACCAAAGATTGATCAACTCCTTAGTCCTTGTTGCTAATCCTCTCGGGTGGTTGAAGGTTCGCACGAGATTAAAAACGTTTTTAAACATCtccctctctttctttcttttcaatttcacgTTGTCTTTCAGAACTTTTTTAATATGTAGAAAGCTCTTGAATTGTTTGGTGCTTGCATTCCATAACCTCTATCTCAATGATGATCTCACGCTCACCAATTGTGGTTGGATTTGTGAAAAGtttactaataaaactttcatcCTGTGGGCATAGCTTTGTGGGTAGGCTTCAAACTCCTGGATGAATTTCTCCAATATTTTGTTTTAGATTACATAAGGCCTTGGCATTGACAAAGTCTTTCTAGTGACTATTGAGAGATCATTTGAAATTTAACCCAAAGTCACTTCCTTAAATTACCCCTAGATCCAATCCTCACCTCATCATAACAGCCTTATGATGTTTCGATATCTATGCCACTAACCTCTcccttcattttcatttttctttttggctTGAGCCATAACTCTTTGATAGGGGGTTATACACCCTTTTCATAGCTTTTCAGGCTCATGAGATTGAACCAACAAAACTGCTTATCACTGTCAGTGGCTTTGAAGCCACCAAAATGATTTCAACGAATGTTTCACCAACACGCAATAGATTCTTTTTGGTTTTTTGATTAATCGGAACATTGTGAATTTGGAGCCAAAATTTGGTAGTGTTAAAGTCAATATCTTCAATACCTCCTTTTTTCGGTCGTTTTCAACATCAAGTGGCAGTTAAGAACTAACAAAGGAATAGCACTGAGCACTTTAGCTTTATCTCTGTCATTCTTGAAGACAATCAAACACATGTTCCTTCCCAGAACATGAGAGGTGCAgtttaactaatatatatttcaatagcATAGCTTGCGAGTTTTTAAAATTGTAAAGTGCTGATGAACGTTTTGTGTACAAACGCCATACTTTATACATcatctttttattactaaattacacAGTGCTTATTCTTCTCTACCCCGTAAAGGTTATTAAGGTGAATGATAACCTTTCTGTGGCTAAAATCAAACATTTATATACTATGTTATCTGAATCAAAAGATATATTTGAAAGTTCATATCCCTCCGCCTATACTTATACTCAAATATGTgtttaagaaaaataaagtgTCCAAATAACATAGAATGATAGAGAGATAATCATGTCTTTATCTGTTGTTTGCTTATACATTTTATAGCGGACAGACTTTTGTCTACGATGTCTTGTTGGAGCTTgaattttaaattcatatatcaGGGGCGTTTTATTACAATAACTAAGACCAGAGAGAGAAATTAATCAGTGGCAATAAGCTATATAGCTGAACCTGCAAACACATTAAGCATAAGGCACAAAAAGCTTTGACGTCTCCTCCTGAAAGTAAGCAAAAGGCACAAATTTAAGCTTATGATCAAACATATACCAGATCAAGGAAAAACTTGTGTTTCATCACTTATGATCTCAACCTTTACTGGTAATAAGATAATTTAATTTGACGTTGGATTAGAGAAATAAGTTCCAgacaaaatgataattaaaccaaaGACAAGAATAACAGGCGAACTTGCTTTGAAGATGAAAGGGATGGCAGCAGCCATGGCCAAATTGTGCTCAACTTTCTATCTAAAAGAAACCTTTTTACCCAGAAACAAGTTAAAACTATAGAGCTTTTCCCAATCCCAGTCTTAATAATTCTTAACGTCCATCAAATTAAATCTatccaaaattttattaaaaagtaaGAAGTCGGTTGATCAAAGCTTCATGATCATGATTAATGACCCAAACCCAGAAGAAAACAATGATCAACAAGCTTAGTTCTATCACCAAACGAGCAACCCAAAATAAACCAAGTCTTCATTAGACAAATAGTAATCCATCTTTACACAAAATTTTCCCATTAGGGTTTATTTCAATAGCACAAACTATTCCCATTCCCTTTCCCATAGCTAACCTTCATAGGTTTTGTCTCCTTGTAAATACTCTCAAGGAACCGATACCTCCGCTTCTTAGTTGGTCTTGAAATCTCTTCTTTCCCAAAAATTTCTTCAATCTTTGCTGAAGTTATCTCATTTTGACTTTGTTCCAAGTATCTCCCGTCTTTCATCATCTTCGCTATGATTTTCTTGTTATTGTTGTTGCcattgctgctgctgctgctgctgttatCTTCATCGCTGAGTTGCATCAGTTGTTGCGCGGCTGCTGCCATGTCGGAGTCCGACATCAACAACGTCCATTGCAACTCAGCTGAAGAGTACTCAGATTCCAACATTAGGCCTCAAACGAAATCAATAGTTTAATGATTTCCTCTCTTCCTTGGATCTTCTTCTTCTAGTTGTGGTTGATCAGTTTGGGTTTGTTAAATGTTGAGAAGGGTAGTTTTGCTTTTATGGGGGATAGCGAAGAGCGCGTTTTAAGGGTATACGTATTGTATAAGATTAAAAGATGTATGAAGATGAAGAAAATGGAAAAGTGCAGTGCTGTTTCTAAGAAGTTGGCTGGAAGTATCATGGCTGGCGCAAATAAAACAATCATTATTTACTTCTTCTAATCCACTGCTTTTAATTCCATTTTAACACACACCACCTAAAAACACTGTTCGTCTGAttcatttactttttcttctaaCATTGACTCTCTTTTCAACTCCGTTTCTCAttccatccatctttttaaaaataaaacttttatatattcttaccaatttaaataatgaatattatttgtatattatattataaaaaattaaattttccaacctaagttattttaaaaaaaagtgaactATTAATTGTTTtgcaattatattataaaattgttttaaatgaTGCTATTAATTGAAGTTGACCTCGGgtctttttattataaaaaaattacatataatattaattattataaaatatattttgattgtcCAAAGAGAATACTACTATatattttgtaacaaatatatttatgttgtgtttgtttcattaataagaacatttaaaaaataatttcagaaaaaaattatcaaataacaaaaaaaaatattttacacattcaaacattaaaatttaaaaaaaaaattaattttcgattTTCAATTTTGGAATTAAGTTAGATTATTGATGTGAGCCATCAAATATTGTTGATTGTTGAAGATTGATCAAAGGTTTTGGATGGGGGGATTTTGAACATGTCAAAAGTTATGGTATGGATGATTCAAATGGGTGTAAATTAAGGTGCTGCTTATGTTGCTATTATTGCTTTGGTTTACAGGATGGTAGATGGTGAGTTTGAAAGTGACAAATATGGTTTATAAATGCCCATTCAAGGAAATATTCACTCCCTATTCTTTTTTTCTAAAGGTTGCTTAAGATACCCTCTTCCTTATCAAGTCTTtgctattttcttcttcttttccttttttttttcttaaagaaaatataaaaaattgcaTTTTGCTACAAACAAAGTATTAACTGCAACTTGTTTAActtctataataataaatttagtttaattagtgtttattttcttaattaaatttaatttttaattttttaaaagagtcGAATTtatctattaatattttaaaaatagtttaattgctatttttttaatgaaaatacggtctaaaatattaaatatttaaatatgacaATCCACATAGAAATCTGCGTATACTTCatgctattttttttttaattttatcaacttttaataatattttttaatttagaata includes:
- the LOC107950920 gene encoding uncharacterized protein; its protein translation is MLESEYSSAELQWTLLMSDSDMAAAAQQLMQLSDEDNSSSSSSNGNNNNKKIIAKMMKDGRYLEQSQNEITSAKIEEIFGKEEISRPTKKRRYRFLESIYKETKPMKVSYGKGNGNSLCY